The Solanum lycopersicum chromosome 6, SLM_r2.1 genome has a window encoding:
- the LOC101268477 gene encoding uncharacterized protein: MDSSKPNPQSMRVLIRPPIPPSHSQTPSVLPSHAQAPAPSPHPLPSTSSEAPATSPSPLNPQSGVVVVGFIGKRHDDVAYLMNRIIDSNVFGSGGLDKPIFVNKPDEKTNFAVTDDMKSWFEFRNISYHHDEEKGILFLQLSSTRCPLMEGNLESKMGFDSLLEDYEYGDLQAMLFMFSVCHVVVFIQEGPRFDTQILKKLRVLQAAKQAMAPFVKSQSLSPSVSGSPFASPSRRATSGRSSDNPSPVKSRGIFNRNNSAITLMSGLGSYTSLLPGQCTPVTLFVFLDDFADDYPSSSVEEPGDISSANQSSSVGASARPSLAPKVSGSVVVLARPMSKSEGGFRKKLQSSLEAQIRFSIKKCRTLSGSETGHTGSRSGGVSNSAMLFSLDASKAVALLDITSNKRGESLEFATGLVEDVLNGKATSDSLLFESHSQSANREDLLSIKEFICRQTDILRGRGGVVSNTNSGPASGVGMVAVAAAAAAASAASGKTFTSPELPHLEKWLSSSQHILQAILSAKDAIADETEISKRRQRNSISPPLEGNASKVSDPLEIAMSNLASGRGINTRFSTLWCQKALPVAKETYLNELPSCYPTSQHKAHLERALHAFNSMVKGPAVQLYLQKLEEECTFIWTSGRQLCDAVSLTGKPCMHQRHDVETGGLCSSDDIKIHSSGYDFLHACACGRSRLLRPDPFDFETANVTFNRSMDCDKLLPTIQLPQGSDTSGPIHSLAWSLIRVGNARYYQPSKGLMQSGFSSTQKFLLRWTILLEKPKYENGLLSSNSEQANINRFGSNARDEPNTDSGIEKAGDLNMQNGYQIQKKSSAGNVKTDDKVNNLGKGVSNFNMRKAFSEVVAGSTAANSGFPPLQSNRQIMSNSEKSIKTKSAREGGREKVNGISVEQDLEKVALTPAIHEVKNDCTIVSNDVTKGNQIFQIGTHLDSMKMNRIQKTRPVTSSKHATVYIGFEHECPHGHRFILTADHLNRLGPPYALPVESAVASSLENIDHKGVGPFRGGKNGGHGKGRRLANGMISTTSRKLRNLEKSNEGSDDAISNIEGPAQFSRHPVHAAPGKDLETGLQPLNLNDSGYATSLLDRNLPIYMNCPHCMELKSKNDQTDARFAGTISQLQRIFLVTPHFPIILAANPVIQFEESCLPPSVPDRKKKLQFCLGCRVILPPESFLSLRLPFIYGVQLENGNLHPLMPFEQQPELTAWITKGTTLQLVSKDRIHEELFT; the protein is encoded by the exons ATGGACTCCTCAAAACCAAATCCTCAGTCCATGCGAGTCCTAATTCGACCTCCAATACCACCTTCTCATTCTCAAACTCCCTCAGTACTTCCTAGCCACGCCCAAGCTCCGGCTCCTTCTCCCCACCCACTTCCATCAACCTCATCGGAAGCACCAGCCACCTCTCCCTCTCCATTAAACCCTCAAAGCGGTGTCGTTGTGGTTGGTTTTATTGGAAAACGCCACGATGACGTTGCTTACCTGATGAACCGGATTATTGATTCTAATGTGTTCGGTTCCGGGGGTTTAGATAAGccaatttttgttaataaaccGGATGAGAAGACGAATTTTGCTGTAACCGACGATATGAAGAGCTGGTTTGAGTTTAGGAATATAAGCTACCATCATGATGAGGAAAAGGGGATTTTGTTTTTGCAATTATCTTCAACTCGATGCCCTCTGATGGAAGGCAACTTGGAGTCTAAGATGGGATTTGATTCACTGTTGGAAGACTATGAATATGGCGATCTCCAAGCTATGCTCTTTATGTTCTCT GTTTGCCATGTTGTAGTATTTATCCAAGAAGGGCCACGATTTGACACCCAGATACTGAAGAAACTTCGCGTCTTGCAAGCAGCTAAACAAGCAATGGCTCCATTTGTTAAGTCACAATCTCTGTCACCCTCTGTATCTGGCTCACCTTTTGCATCTCCATCACGTAGAGCTACATCAGGAAGATCATCTGACAATCCTTCGCCTGTCAAAAGCCGTGGCATTTTCAACCGAAATAATTCAGCAATTACTCTGATGTCAGGTTTAGGTTCATATACCTCTTTATTACCCGGGCAGTGTACTCCGGTAacactttttgtttttcttgatgattttGCTGATGATTATCCTAGTTCTAGTGTTGAGGAGCCAGGTGATATTTCCTCAGCGAATCAATCATCAAGTGTTGGTGCCTCGGCTCGACCAAGCTTGGCTCCAAAAGTTTCTGGTTCTGTGGTTGTGCTTGCACGCCCTATGAGTAAATCTGAAGGTGGGTTTAGGAAGAAATTGCAGTCTTCTCTGGAGGCACAGATCCGATTCTCCATTAAGAAATGCCGGACACTGTCAGGTTCTGAAACTGGTCATACAGGTTCAAGAAGTGGGGGTGTGTCAAATTCTGCAATGCTGTTTTCCCTGGATGCATCAAAGGCTGTTGCACTTTTAGATATAACCTCTAATAAGAGAGGTGAATCCCTTGAATTTGCCACTGGCCTTGTGGAAGATGTTCTGAATGGAAAAGCAACCTCAGATTCTCTTCTATTTGAAAGTCATAGCCAGAGCGCAAATAGAGAAGACTTACTTTCTATCAAGGAGTTCATCTGCAGGCAGACTGATATATTAAGAGGAAGAGGGGGTGTGGTTTCGAATACTAATAGTGGTCCAGCTTCTGGTGTTGGCATGGTTGCTGTTGCTGCTGCAGCAGCAGCTGCTTCTGCTGCTTCTGGAAAGACATTTACTTCTCCTGAACTTCCACATTTGGAGAAATGGTTATCTTCTAGTCAGCATATTCTGCAAGCAATCCTGTCAGCAAAAGATGCCATTGCAGATGAGACTGAAATTAGTAAGAGGAGGCAAAGAAATTCTATTTCACCACCTCTTGAAGGAAATGCTTCAAAAGTTTCAGATCCACTTGAAATTGCAATGTCTAATTTGGCAAGTGGTAGAGGGATAAATACTAGGTTTTCTACTCTATGGTGCCAAAAGGCCCTTCCAGTAGCTAAGGAGACATATTTGAATGAGTTGCCTTCGTGCTACCCAACTTCTCAGCATAAGGCCCATTTGGAGAGAGCTCTGCATGCTTTCAATTCAATGGTCAAGGGACCTGCTGTGCAGTTATACTTGCAGAAACTGGAAGAGGAATGCACATTCATCTGGACTTCTGGCAGGCAACTATGTGATGCTGTTAGCCTCACAGGAAAACCATGCATGCACCAAAGGCATGATGTAGAAACTGGTGGTTTATGTTCAAGTGATGATATTAAGATACATTCCAGTGGGTATGACTTCCTCCATGCATGTGCATGTGGTCGTTCAAGACTCCTGCGGCCAGATCCTTTTGATTTTGAAACCGCAAATGTCACTTTTAACCGTTCCATGGACTGTGACAAGCTTCTTCCCACAATTCAGTTACCCCAAGGAAGTGATACAAGTGGGCCCATTCATTCCCTAGCTTGGAGTTTAATCCGAGTTGGGAATGCAAGATACTACCAGCCGTCTAAAGGTTTGATGCAGAGTGGCTTCAGTTCTACCCAAAAGTTTCTTCTAAGGTGGACTATCCTTCTCGAGAAGCCTAAATATGAGAATGGCCTACTATCAAGCAATTCAGAGCAAGCAAATATAAATAGGTTTGGTAGCAATGCCAGGGATGAGCCTAACACAGATTCAGGCATAGAGAAGGCTGGCGATTTGAATATGCAAAATGGATATCAAATCCAAAAGAAGTCTTCTGCAGGAAATGTCAAAACAGATGATAAAGTAAATAATTTAGGTAAAGGAGTTTCCAACTTTAATATGAGAAAAGCTTTTTCTGAGGTGGTAGCTGGTTCAACTGCTGCAAATTCAGGATTCCCCCCGCTACAATCAAATAGACAAATTATGTCAAATTCAGAAAAGAGTATTAAGACAAAAAGTGCGAGAGAAGGAGGTAGAGAGAAGGTTAATGGGATTAGTGTTGAACAAGATTTGGAAAAAGTTGCTCTAACTCCTGCTATTCATGAAGTTAAGAATGATTGCACTATTGTTTCTAATGATGTCACCAAGGGTAACCAAATATTCCAGATAGGTACACATTTGGATTCAATGAAGATGAATAGAATTCAGAAGACCAGACCAGTTACCTCTTCTAAACATGCAACAGTTTACATTGGATTTGAGCATGAGTGCCCCCATGGGCACCGTTTTATATTAACTGCAGACCATCTCAACAGACTAGGTCCTCCTTATGCATTGCCTGTAGAATCCGCTGTCGCTTCATCTTTGGAAAATATAGATCATAAGGGGGTAGGTCCCTTCCGAGGGGGCAAGAATGGTGGCCATGGCAAAGGTCGCCGGCTGGCAAATGGGATGATTTCTACTACCTCTAGGAAACTCAGGAATCTGGAAAAGTCAAATGAGGGGTCAGATGATGCAATTTCAAACATAGAAGGGCCAGCTCAGTTTTCCAGGCATCCAGTACATGCTGCACCAGGAAAAGATCTTGAAACTGGTCTTCAACCTttaaatctcaatgactctggCTATGCTACCTCCTTGTTAGATAGAAATTTGCCCATATACATGAACTGCCCCCATTGCATGGAGTTGAAGAGTAAGAATGACCAAACAGATGCGAGATTTGCAGGAACCATTTCACAGCTCCAGAGGATCTTTCTG GTTACGCCTCACTTCCCTATCATTTTAGCAGCAAACCCAGTCATACAGTTTGAG